A single region of the Thunnus maccoyii chromosome 10, fThuMac1.1, whole genome shotgun sequence genome encodes:
- the LOC121905909 gene encoding potassium-transporting ATPase alpha chain 1, whose product MSNKDTYNMFEMDGQDKKKKKKAKKTEKLEGMKKEMDIDDHEITIEELELRYTTNVTKGLTTTFARQVFERDGPNELKPPKGTPEYVKFARQLAGGLQCLMWVAACICFIAFGIELSRGNLTSFDDLYLAITLIAVVVVTGCFGYYQEFKSTNIIASFKNLVPQQALVIRDGQKNQINAYELVVGDLVEIKGGDRVPADIRIITAQGCKVDNSSLTGESEPQTRSPEFTHENPLETRNIAFFSTTCLEGVATGVIISTGDRTIIGRIASLASGVGNEKTPIAIEIEHFVDIIAGLAIFFGFTFFVVAMFIGYAFLEAMIFFMAIVVAYVPEGLLATVTVCLSLTAKRLARKNCVVKNLEAVETLGSTSVICSDKTGTLTQNRMTVAHLWFDNHIHAADTTEDQSGQSFDQSSETWRSLARIATLCNRATFRPDQEGVPIPKRLVVGDASETALLKFTELTVGNIMDYRNRFKKVVEVPFNSTNKFQLSIHELEDPLDLRYLLVMKGAPERILERCSTILLKGQELPLDEQGKEAFQTAYMDLGGLGERVLGFCHLYLNEKEFPRGYRFESDDMNFPTSGLCFAGLISMIDPPRATVPDAVMKCRTAGIRVVMVTGDHPITARAIAANVGIISEGSETVEDIAQRKRIPVEQVNKREARACVISGGQLKDMSSEELDDALKNHPEMVFARTSPQQKLIIVESCQRLGSIVAVTGDGVNDSPALKKADIGVAMGIAGSDAAKNAADMILLDDNFASIVTGVEQGRLIFDNLKKSIAYTLTKNIPELTPYLIYITVSVPLPLGCITILFIELATDIFPSVSLAYEKAESDIMHLKPRNPRRDRLVNEALAVYSYFQIGAIQSFAGFTDYFTAMAQEGWFPLLCVGLRSQWEDVKLQDLQDSYGQEWTFTQRLYQEYTCYTVFFVSIEICQISDVLIRKTRRLSVFQQGFFRNRVLVTAIVFQLCLGNLLCYCPGMPNMFNFMPIRVQWWFVPLPYGILIFVYDEIRKLGVRRHPGSWWDQELYY is encoded by the exons ATGAGTAACAAG GACACTTATAACATGTTCGAGATGGATGGAcaggacaagaagaagaagaaaaaggcgAAGAAGACCGAAAAACTGGAGGGCATGAAGAAAGAAATGGACATA GACGACCATGAAATTACAATTGAAGAACTGGAATTGAGATACACCACCAATGTTACCAAG GGTTTGACCACCACCTTTGCCCGTCAGGTCTTTGAGAGAGACGGTCCTAATGAACTGAAGCCTCCTAAAGGAACTCCAGAGTATGTGAAGTTTGCCAGGCAGTTGGCTGGAGGACTGCAGTGTCTGATGTGGGTCGCAGCTTGCATCTGCTTCATCGCCTTTGGAATTGAACTCTCAAGAGGGAACCTCACCAGCTTTGATGAT CTGTACTTGGCCATCACCCTAATTGCTGTCGTCGTGGTAACTGGGTGCTTTGGTTACTACCAAGAGTTCAAGAGTACCAACATCATTGCCAGCTTTAAGAATTTGGTGCCACAG CAAGCCCTAGTGATCCGTGATGGCCAGAAGAACCAGATCAATGCCTACGAGTTGGTTGTGGGGGATTTGGTGGAAATCAAAGGAGGAGACAGAGTCCCTGCTGACATTCGCATCATTACTGCTCAGGGCTGCAAG GTGGACAACTCATCTTTAACAGGGGAATCTGAACCGCAGACCAGGAGTCCAGAGTTTACCCATGAGAATCCACTGGAGACCAGAAACATTGCTTTCTTCTCTACCACCTGTCTGGAAG GTGTAGCTACAGGTGTGATCATTAGCACAGGTGATCGTACCATCATCGGTCGGATTGCCAGCTTGGCCAGCGGTGTTGGCAACGAGAAGACACCCATTGCCatcgaaattgaacattttgtgGATATCATCGCTGGTCTTGCCATCTTTTTTGGGTTTACCTTCTTTGTGGTCGCCATGTTCATCGGCTATGCCTTCCTGGAGGCGATGATCTTCTTCATGGCCATTGTGGTGGCGTATGTGCCAGAGGGACTGCTTGCTACAGTTACT GTATGTCTGTCTCTGACTGCTAAACGACTGGCCAGAAAGAACTGTGTTGTGAAGAACTTGGAAGCTGTGGAGACACTAG GCTCCACTTCAGTGATCTGCTCTGATAAGACGGGCACCCTGACCCAGAACAGGATGACTGTAGCTCATCTCTGGTTTGACAACCACATCCATGCTGCTGATACCACTGAAGATCAGTCAG GTCAGAGTTTTGACCAGTCATCAGAGACATGGCGTTCCCTGGCGAGAATTGCTACCCTGTGTAACAGAGCTACATTCAGACCTGATCAGGAAGGAGTGCCTATCCCTAAG AGGCTTGTGGTTGGAGACGCATCAGAGACTGCACTGCTGAAGTTCACAGAGCTCACCGTGGGGAACATTATGGACTACCGTAATCGCTTCAAAAAAGTAGTGGAAGTGCCCTTCAACTCCACTAACAAGTTCCAG CTGTCTATCCATGAACTGGAGGATCCCCTGGACCTGCGCTACCTGTTGGTGATGAAGGGAGCACCAGAACGTATTTTGGAGCGCTGCTCTACCATTTTGTTAAAAGGCCAGGAGCTGCCTCTTGATGAGCAGGGGAAAGAAGCTTTCCAGACAGCCTACATGGACCTGGGAGGACTGGGAGAAAGAGTTCTGG GTTTCTGCCATCTCTATCTGAATGAGAAAGAGTTTCCTCGTGGCTACCGGTTTGAGAGCGATGACATGAATTTCCCCACCTCAGGACTGTGCTTTGCTGGCCTCATTTCAATGATTGATCCTCCAAGAGCCACTGTACCTGACGCAGTGATGAAATGTCGTACTGCTGGTATCAGG GTTGTCATGGTGACCGGAGACCATCCAATTACAGCACGGGCGATAGCAGCTAATGTTGGTATCATCTCAGAAGGCAGTGAAACGGTGGAAGATATTGCCCAGAGGAAACGCATACCTGTCGAACAAGTCAACAAGAG GGAAGCCCGTGCCTGTGTGATCAGTGGTGGTCAGCTGAAAGACATGAGCAGTGAGGAGTTAGATGATGCACTGAAGAACCATCCCGAGATGGTGTTTGCAAGAACGTCCCCTCAGCAGAAACTGATCATTGTGGAGAGTTGTCAACGTCTG GGCTCCATTGTAGCTGTAACAGGTGACGGCGTGAATGACTCTCCGGCTCTTAAAAAGGCTGACATCGGCGTCGCCATGGGGATTGCTGGGTCAGATGCTGCCAAGAACGCCGCAGACATGATTCTGCTGGATGACAACTTTGCGTCTATTGTCACTGGAGTGGAGCAGG GTCGTCTTATCTTTGACAATCTGAAGAAGTCTATTGCCTACACTCTGACCAAGAACATTCCTGAGCTGACTCCATATCTGATCTACATCACTGTCAGCGTGCCTCTTCCTCTGGGCTGCATCACCATCCTCTTCATCGAGCTGGCCACAGACATT TtcccctctgtgtctctggctTATGAGAAAGCAGAGAGTGACATCATGCACCTGAAGCCAAGAAACCCTCGTCGTGATCGTCTGGTAAATGAAGCACTGGCTGTCTACTCTTACTTCCAGATAG GAGCCATCCAGTCCTTTGCAGGTTTTACAGATTATTTCACAGCCATGGCACAGGAAGGCTGGTTTCCACTCTTGTGTGTTGGCCTGCGTTCTCAGTGGGAGGATGTTAAACTTCAAGACTTGCAGGACAGCTACGGACAAGAATGG ACCTTCACTCAGAGGTTGTACCAGGAGTACACCTGCTACACTGTGTTTTTTGTCAGTATAGAGATCTGTCAGATCTCAGATGTGCTGATCAGGAAGACTCGACGTCTCTCTGTGTTCCAGCAAGGCTTCTTCAG GAACCGTGTCCTAGTTACGGCCATAGTCTTCCAGCTTTGCTTGGGTAATCTGCTTTGTTACTGCCCTGGGATGCCCAATATGTTCAATTTCATGCCTATCAG GGTCCAGTGGTGGTTTGTTCCTCTTCCTTATGGTATTCTAATCTTTGTCTATGATGAGATCAGGAAGTTAGGAGTCAGAAGACATCCAGGAA